In the Phaeobacter gallaeciensis genome, one interval contains:
- a CDS encoding Do family serine endopeptidase, protein MLALISSIMVLAQVLMAQARPESLAPLAEKVSPAVVNITTTTVIEGRSGPQGIVPEGSPFEDFFREFQDRNGSNGGNDRPRRSSALGSGFVISEDGYIVTNNHVIESADEIEIEFFPGDGQPAQPLPAKVVGTDPNTDIALLKVDAPMPLKFVTFGDSDTARVGDWVIAMGNPLGQGFSLSAGIVSARNRELSGSYDDYIQTDAAINRGNSGGPLFNMDGSVVGVNTAILSPNGGSIGIGFSMASNVVSKVVKQLKEFGETRRGWLGVRIQDVTSDVAEAMGMDKAKGALVTDVPEGPAQEAGMLAGDVILSFDGNDVEDTRSLVRTVGNTEVGKTVRVIVYREGKTETLKVTLGRREDAERKAGPAGGDDTPQEQTEKQLLGLSVGVLNDQLRGELNVPEGTNGLVILSVDETSEAWEKGLRAGDVITEAGQQKLSGISDLEARIDEAKEAGRKSLLLLVRRNGEPRFVALNLAE, encoded by the coding sequence ATGCTCGCCCTGATCAGTAGCATCATGGTACTGGCCCAGGTCCTGATGGCCCAGGCCCGCCCCGAAAGCCTGGCACCGCTGGCGGAAAAAGTCAGCCCTGCTGTAGTCAACATCACCACCACGACCGTGATCGAAGGCCGGTCTGGTCCACAGGGGATCGTCCCCGAAGGCTCTCCCTTCGAAGATTTCTTTCGCGAGTTCCAGGACCGCAATGGAAGCAATGGCGGCAATGACCGTCCCCGCCGCTCTTCGGCACTTGGCTCCGGCTTCGTGATCTCCGAAGACGGCTATATCGTCACCAACAACCACGTGATCGAATCCGCTGACGAGATCGAGATCGAATTCTTCCCCGGCGACGGCCAGCCTGCACAGCCGCTCCCGGCGAAGGTGGTGGGCACCGACCCCAATACCGATATCGCCCTGTTGAAGGTCGATGCGCCGATGCCGCTGAAATTCGTGACCTTTGGCGACAGTGACACCGCCCGTGTGGGTGACTGGGTGATTGCCATGGGTAACCCGCTGGGGCAGGGGTTCTCTCTGTCGGCGGGCATCGTCTCCGCCCGTAACCGGGAACTTTCGGGTTCCTATGACGACTACATTCAGACGGACGCAGCCATCAACCGGGGTAACTCGGGCGGGCCGCTGTTTAATATGGATGGCTCGGTTGTCGGCGTGAACACGGCGATCCTGTCGCCTAATGGCGGCTCCATCGGGATTGGCTTTTCGATGGCGTCGAACGTCGTCAGCAAGGTGGTTAAACAGCTGAAGGAATTCGGCGAAACCCGCCGTGGCTGGCTGGGTGTGCGGATCCAGGACGTGACCAGTGACGTGGCCGAGGCGATGGGCATGGACAAGGCCAAGGGCGCTCTGGTCACAGACGTTCCCGAAGGTCCGGCACAAGAGGCCGGCATGCTGGCGGGCGATGTGATCCTCAGCTTTGACGGCAACGATGTCGAAGACACCCGCAGCCTGGTGCGCACCGTGGGCAACACCGAAGTCGGCAAGACCGTGCGCGTGATCGTCTACCGTGAAGGCAAGACCGAGACGCTCAAGGTCACGCTGGGTCGTCGTGAAGATGCCGAGCGCAAGGCCGGTCCTGCCGGTGGGGACGACACCCCGCAGGAGCAGACCGAGAAGCAGCTTCTGGGTCTGTCGGTTGGCGTTCTGAACGACCAGCTACGTGGTGAGCTGAATGTCCCCGAAGGCACCAATGGTCTGGTGATCCTTTCGGTCGACGAAACCTCGGAAGCCTGGGAGAAGGGGCTGCGCGCAGGTGATGTGATCACCGAAGCCGGGCAGCAGAAACTCTCTGGCATCAGCGATCTGGAGGCCCGTATCGACGAGGCCAA